ACAATTAGGGTACCAACCAATTATTAGTTGGATTGCGAGAAAATTCAGAAAACATAAAGAACATGTAATTCAATCCAAAAGTTAATTCTACTACtatagcaaaaaataaaaaccatCTGAAATCGGAAATCCTAATCACTTTATTTCTCTCTcccacatttttctttttcacaaacaaaagCCTCCTTCCACAGTGCTCTTCTCTGTCGTATATGCGCTTCCTTCTGCCGAATGTGTGCTTTCCTCCTCCACGCCCTTATTTTTCTCCGCCATATGTTCACTTCCCTCCGTCACGCCCTTGCTTTCCTTCGCCGCGCCGTTGCCCAACTTCCGTGCGCATCTCTCCGACGTGATTAGTCTCTTCGCCGTTCTCGTCTTTCTTTACACTTAACTAtcgaaaagaaagaaatatccaaaataaaaataagcattcagaactaaaaaaaatgatttttatgttttgatttttttagatgtttttttattttaaaaaagaaatatccaaaaaaataaaaaaagaaacatacatctaaaaataaatgaaaaaaaaatctaaaatcattgtaaaaagaatatttaaaaacaaacaaaaagagATATCcaaaacgtaaaaaaaaaaaatttaaaattattgtaCAAGAATTCCAAATGTGATCCGGAGAAAGAAGAAATGTGGAGGGATAGGCGGTATGGTGGAGGGAGAGAcgcagagagaaagaagagacgCAGAGGGAGAGGTGAAGCAGGTGGAAGgatgtatatttttttagagtaaaattagtttttcaaattttaaaatcaaaattttttaaaaagatggcTGCATATAAAGTTAATTCCCTAGACTCTAAGTAGAAATGTTCAGCTTGGCAAAAACAATAGGACATAAATTGCAGAAGGTATAGACATAGGATGGTAATGTTCAACAACGCGGGACAAGAAGAATTGTCTAAAGAAATGTAATCTGCCGAAGTTAAAAATGAGGATCATGATTCCCGACAAACATAACCATGTTAATCAAAATCATTTCATGACACTGGTGACAAGTTACTTTATTATTACTTATTTACACCAAGATAACGACTAGTCCACTACCACTTGTAAATGCCGGCTTCAGTTAATTGCTGAATTGTACATGCTCATGTTATCATttatgtgtgtgtgtatatatatgttgaGAGATATGCATATTCAAAACCCATCAAACTAACTGAAAAGCCTTCCTCTCCATAATTGTCCATAAAGCAGAAATCGAAGTTTCTTTCTACCTAACATGGATGTTTTCTATTTTGTTGCTCTTATTTTCATGTTGAGCTTCCATATTCATTTTACTCGAGGAAGTGTACTGAACCCCACCACTGAGAAAACTGAGACAAACAGTTTTCAAACATACATTATCCATGTGAGAAAGTCAGAGAGTAAGATATTCACGCAGTCAGAAGATTTGATGAACTGGCACAACTCATTCATGCCGCCACCTGCCACTACGACGAGCACTAAGGAACAGCCAAGAAAAATGCTTTATTCGTACCGGAATGTGCTGAGTGGTTTTGCTGCAAGACTCACTGAAGAGGAGCTGAGAGAGGTGGAAAAGAAGGATGGTTTTATCTCAGCTCATCCACAAAGGATACTCCATCGTCAAACGACGCATACCCCAGAATTCTTGGGGCTGCAGCAACAAATTGGACTGTGGAAACAATCAAATCTCGGCAAGGGGGTTATTATTGGGGTGGTGGACTCTGGCATCACACCTAATCATCCTTCGTTCAATGATGCAGGAATGCCGCCCCCACCTCCGAAATGGAAAGGGAAATGCGAACTAAATGGAACAGCTTGTAACAACAAACTAATTGGTGCAAGGACTTTCAACATTGCAGCTACAGCAACGAATGGAACTCAAAATGTGCCACCTATTGATGAAGATGGACATGGGACTCACACAAGCAGCACTGCAGCTGGTGCCTTTGTGGATTATGCAGAAGTATTGGGAAATGCCAAAGGCACAGCTACAGGGATGGCTCCTTTGGCTCACGTGGCAATGTATAGAGTATGCTTCGGAGATCCCTGCCCCGAGGCTGATATACTGGCAGCATTAGATGCAGCCGTGGAGGATGGGGTCGATATAATATCAATATCTCTTGGCCTAAGCGAGCCACCTCCATTTTACAATGATAGCACTGCAATAGGTGCATTTGCAGCAATTCAGAAAGGAATATTTGTAAGTTGTGCAGGAGGAAATCTTGGCCCCTCTAATAGCACTATAGTTAATGGAGCCCCATGGATTCTCACTGTTGGAGCAAGCACTATTGACAGAACCATTGTAGCAACAGCGAAGCTTGGAAATGGGGAAGAATTTGATGGTGAATCTGTTTTCCAGCCTTCCAGTTTTCCTTCCACATTGCTGCCCTTGGCATATGCTGGCAAGAATGGCAACCAACAATCTGCATTATGCGCTAACAGATCCTTGAGTGACACTGACTTCAGAGGAAAAGTTGTTTTGTGCGAAAGAGGAGGAGGAATAGCAAGAATTGCAAAAGGGGATGAAGTGAGAAGAGCTGGTGGGGCTGCCATGATTCTCATGAATGATGAAATCAGTGGCTTCAGTCTATCAGCTGATGTACATGTGTTACCTGCAACACATGTAAGCTATGCTGCTGGATTGAAGATAAAAGGCTATATAAATTCCACCGCGACACCTACAGCAACCATTTTATTTAAGGGAACTATCATCGGAAACTCCCTGGCTCCTGCTGTTACATCCTTCTCATCAAGAGGTCCGAATTTGCCAAGTCCTGGTATTTTGAAGCCAGATATCATAGGGCCAGGCAGTAGCATATTAGCTGCCTGGCCATTCCCCCTCGACAACAGCACTGATTCTAAATCCACCTTCAACATTATGTCCGGCACATCAATGGCATGCCCACATCTCAGCGGAATTGCTGCTTTGCTAAAAAGCTCTCATCCTGACTGGTCACCAGCAGCCATTAAATCTGCCATAATGACTTCTGCAGACACGCTAAATTTAGAACACACACCCATCGTTGATGAGAGAAATCAACCTGCAGACCTCTTTGCCACAGGTTCCGGCCATGTGAATCCATCGAGAGCAAATGATCCAGGACTAGTTTAtgatattgaacctgatgattATATACCTTATCTTTGTGGTTTAGGCTACAGTAATAGGGAAATTGGGTACCTTGCACAGAGAACAATTAAGTGCTCTGAAACATCAAGCATTCCTGAAGCACAACTCAATTATCCCTCATTTTCTATTGCACTTGGTTCCTCGCAGACATTCACAAGGACTGTGACAAATGTTGGTGAGGCCTATTCATCTTATGATGTCATGGTTACAGCACCAGAAGGGGTTTCTGTGACAATCCAGCCAAATAAACTTAACTTTTCGGAAATAAACCAAAAAGAGACATATTCAGTGGCATTCAGCCGTATAGATTCAGCTAATAAGACAGCAGATTATGCTCAAGGGTCACTAGCATGGGTCTCTGCCAAACACATTGTAAGAAGCCCTATCTTGGTAAAGTTTGTATAACATAGAATCAAGTGAATTAGTAATAGTAACAAGTTGCACTACCAAAGTCCAGACAATCAGTTCCATTGTCAGAAACTAGCTAGTACATGTAATAAGTGCAAAGAAAAGCTGAAATCCTACAATTTCACTATCTTTGTTTCTATTTTCACTCCATTAATGTGATGCATAATCAAAATTTAACTATATCACCATAAGATTTTGAAGCCTTACTTTCAAGTATGAGCAAATATTTTGGGTTTGGCACTGCCAAAGCAAGTTAAGGAAGTGAAAGTATTATTGTTCACAATGTCATGGAACAGTAGACGCTGAAGATCTTTGCAAAGACAGATactagaattttaaaaaattatgcagCTATTAAATCTGGAAATATGCCTGACAATAGAACCTCTCCAAGGAATACATCATTTCTTTGTATAAAGCAACTCAACAAATAGTAAAACAAAAGCTCTGAAACTTAGCCTAACCAGTCTATGTTCAGGGTATAATAATGACAAATAGACAGAACACTTGTAAAGATTTCAAAAATGTTCCTTGAAAAGATCCAGCATCCATTTTGGACAATTTTTCAGGATGATTTCCAACAAAACATGGCAGATAATATCTAACCTCATGCTAATTTAAAAGAATAGGGGACCCAAAATAAGATTCGGATGTAAAGAGACATTTTCAGAATGGCACATATTTTTAGTTGGCTCTACATAAACAATTGCAGAAGAATTGGCATCTGTGGTATCCAACCATAAAAGGGCAGTGCCTGGAAAGGAAGAAATTGAAACAAATTGCAATTCATCAACCAAAACCAGGAGGCACATCAGGATCTTCATCACTACAATCAGACAGATGATTTTGCTCGTCAGGCCTCAAAAAACCAGGAGGAGCATTGTTATTATCATCGCTTTTACCGGGTGGATCCAGTGATACATGGGAAACTTCGGGCTGCTCTGCAGAAGATCCTTGCCCATGAGATTGTGGCTtcccttgatcatggttccgtTGATCATGGTCTAGCTGATTGTTATTCACATGATTATGTAAGGTGAATCCCGGTGGCTCTTCAGGCTCATTCTCGTGTAACATATCATCATCAATCTTCTCAGTAACTGAACCTGTTTCACCTTGTTGTCTCTGAGTTGGCATTGCCTTGGAATTTGAAACTGGAACCTCCTCTTCCCCCTTTGGATTCACCAGCTTGTCATACACGGATTGCACTGTCTCCGCAATTTCAGTTTTCATACCATCATTTGATCTAATTATTTGCCACAAGCTATCAGATATCTGACTCATTACTTTGTCACTGGGAACAAAAAAACGATAgagcaaataaaaattccataCACATAAACTCACTCAACTATAAGTAGAATAcacaattaaaatgcaattcaATCAGAAAACTCAAGTAAAAGAGCTAACAACTATGAACAAGATGCAATTTGAACAGAATAACTGAATACCTGAGGATGGGGATTTACTTACCCAACTTCATGATATATTGCATCAGAAAGTTGTCTAGGTTTCTTATTCTCAGCTCCGGCACCATTAAGAGCCGCTGATTGCTTCACAATTGAGGCAATATGTTGTCGCAGCTCTTCCTGTAACAATAAATTGCGAGGTTCACTGTTACTGATCACAAGATAATCTTATATTGCTGATAACTAGATCATAAATCAAATTAGGAATTTGAAACCCTAAAATAAGGAAGAGGAAAAGTGGGAGTGAGGGTaggaaagagagaaagagaagggaGGGGGAAGCGTACATTGTCCTTGAGCTTACGAATGATCTTCAAACGGAGCCTGTCAAAGTCGCCGTCGTCCTTGAGTTTCGCTATTACATCTTCTTTGCCAACAGCTACTCCTCCACCACCACCGCCACTACCGCCACTGCCGCCCATCACATTGACGACCCTAACTCGCTCCCTCCTAAGTCTTCTTACCTCACCGTGTGAAGTTCAAAttgcaataattaattaagaaagtATATCCATACACCCGTGTTTAGGgttcttatctttatttaaaaaaaaaaactgtgaCAATAATTTAGTGAGCAAACTAGTATTTATAGTTTTTAACCCATAATAAGTAATAGGCCATAGATTTCTTATTCCTCATTTTATGCGGAAGTATCATTAATCcatctaaaaatatttattaattgaattctaattttttctattttaaaaaaaattaataattaaaattttgcccttttaattttttttttctttaattataatttcaaaaataaaagagatgTTTCTGCTAGAATTTTTTTCCTAATCTTCGTATTCTTGTTACATCTTTGCAGCTATTACTGTCGTTGTCGCTGTCTGTGCTCAGTACCGCCACCGTTCCTACTGCCGTCATCCCACACTTCCCAATCTCTCTGCGTTGTTGTGCTTCGTCTCTATCCCTGCGAACTACTCAGGTTTCATTTTAATCATAATTTCAGAGATGAAAGAGATGTCTCTGCTATAACTTTTCCACTAATGTTCACGTTCTTGTCACATTTCTGCAGCTACCACCGTCACATTGCTGCCTACACTAAGCACCGCCACTACTCCTTCTACTGGCACCACACCACACTTTTCGGTCCCTCTGTATTTTTGTGCTTCATCTCTACCCCTGCAAACTACTCAggttttattttactttattttgttttattgctttttctatggTATTTTTTGTGTATTTAGAGATTTTCCTGCTGTCTTCGCACCATCGTGTTCATTTTAAGGGTGGAAAAGAAAATGTATTGCCTTAATTGAGCACTGCAATTGACAACAAGTACAATAAATTTTTCTTtgcaaatttataattattaattagtgtCTGATTGTGTGAAGATTTCATATCTGACTTGACTTGCAAAActttttctgaaaaaaaaaaagacttgtCTCTTTGATTTAACCAAACCAACACAATTTGAATAGGAAGTGcaatttttctttctctttgtttttgaTTGAATCAGAACTTTGCATCGTATCATATGTATAATTTTTTCTTAACAAAATTTCCAATCTCTTTTACTATTGTTTAATGGAGTTAAATTTatagtattatatatataagttcAAATCTGAAGGTATATTTGAATAGAGGAACATATTTGATTAAAAAGCCCCTTCATGAGATCCTATTTAGTAATAGAGACTTTAAAATTATGTctcaaaaatttaaactaatagaTAGAGATACATTCTTTAACTCTAATGATGATTGTAATCTTTAAATgtttattattgattttataCAACCTTGCCATGGGTTAGGGTAACGTTtctagattttattttattctggATATGTAAAGACATTGggcaatttttatttttttcattcttgACTTTTTCCTGCAATGCTTTATAGATAGATGTTATGTTTATGTTTTTGTTGAggtttattaatatttattaaaaataattgctgcatacaCATTTGGTTGATTTTATCCTTTTTAGACAGATTAGAACTCTTTTCTCAAGACAAACTAATGCTTAGCCAGAGGCTATTAACTTATTATGACTAATGGCACAGTTTAAAAGATAATATTTCACCCTTTTATGGTTTGGATGCTTGTCTCAAAACAAATTCGATGTTATTTATTACTTATTTCTATAAATGTTGATATCTGTTCTTCCAAGCTGCCAACCATCCTTAAGttacttatcttttatttcaatATTGATAACTTTCATTCTCATAACTTGATGTTTTAATTTATGCATAATTATGCAAGTTGAAAGTTTTCAAACAACAAATGAAAGACCTGCTTTATCACAGTGATCAAAAGGGCATCGAGTTGAAAAAGCCTAGTGTTTCTCTTTATATGTTTCCCATGCCAGATTGCTTGGTGTAAATAAGAAGAAGCAAGAAGTAGAAATTGTAACTCTAGAAAATGTATGATGTTTTGAGTGTAAATATATAGGCTTTAGGAACACGTTCAATACctctaatttatttttgtatcaTTTAGTTCGATTTTCTTTTATCTTCTTAAATATTGTAGTTATTTTAGGTAAAGTTTATAAAAAGGCCATGAATTAAGtgttaattattattttcatttaagCTCAACAAATGGCACTTAAGTGTACTTTAAATAATTGTAAACCTATACAGACACATTCTTGAATGCTGATTGCATCACGAATCATTCTTGGATCCCTGCTGACTGCTGAGTTTAGCATGGCAATTTAATTGCGTGAAGGCTCTATTGAAGgcttataatttttatttttgatctACCAATTAGAGATAATTGATATTTGCAGGAGTTGTCTAAATAACTACTTCCAATAATGGCATTTTGAGTTTTGATCTTATACATTGCATTGGATTTCATGGTAAAAATTTGTGGAATGAGAGCATGATAATATTAGAAGGTTGCactatataatatattttttatatatttttattatttttttgaaagtCAAATTATTGAGTTATTTTTCATTAGTTTATACACTAATTTATCCTTCTTCTACATGTTACAattttatattactaattttctTTACTTTGTCAGTTAATATAAGTTATTAGTGACTTAAACATTATCGTAACTAATTATTGCTTAGTATGATAGATACAATATAACTTAATCCAAAGAATGAGCAATAGCGAAGTTTAAACATATCATGAATTTATAAGATATAATTGATCTATCTTAAGTTATATAATACAATATAACTTAATACAAATAATCATATAAAGCTATAAAGTATAACattaatcataaaataaagtCACACAATTATTACACCAGGATATTACTCCAATTTTTGAGAACCAATTGCACCTTCCCTTGCTACTTCAATGCCTAAAGAATTTTGACCACTTCCAATTTTAGAAAACTAACATAGTAAAAGTCATATGTGCCTGTCAACTTTAAATTCATAAAGCAATTATGAATACACTTATTTTTCAAGACCATTTTACTTGAAATACTCTAGAgctttatatttataatacGAGAACCGCTAGGGAGACAATGAAATGTGTATATAATGTATACAATGGGCCGTTTATTAGATCCAATTAATATTAATAGAAAGAATTAACCCATTAATAACCCTAATCCTATTTTGGCTGTTTAGTTTAACATACCACACAATTTCTTGTAATTACACTTTTTTCCCAAATCACCCAACCCTTCCTATCTTTGAACACTGCAGTAACGGCGCATAACCCAAACCCTCTCAATCCTTTCTCACACCCAATTCCTTCTGCAACCGAGAAAAGTCACCCATCAACCCATTAATCCTCATCGTTGGTATCAAGAACGGTGCCCTCTTGGTCCCGCCGTCTCTGCAACGGAGCAGCTGTGCGTGACGCCAGCGATCGGGAACGCCTTCAAGGAGCCGTCACCCACGAACCGTGCAGCAGCCGAGTTCTCCTCGCGTGGGCGCTTTCATCTCCTACCATCGGAGCAGCCGACCAGGGTAGAAACCCCCACCTGCTCATCAACGTACAGTTCATTGGAAACTCAAAGAACATCACCCCTATAAGAATCATAATCATCCAATGTAAGTGGGTTTTGTTGTTTATTTTTGGATTGATAATCACTGTTGCATGTTTGAATGTGTATATATGCTGTTGATTAAATCCCTGATAACCCATGGTGAGAAAGCCGTGGTTGCTGTTTATTATCGCAGAGACTGTGGAGTATGTAGTTAGTTTAGGATCTTGATATGCTTGTTGATTTAGTGAATGGACATTTTGATAGCCCCTTTGGTTCCCCTGGTGCTAATGATTGTGGTTCATGTGTTGGTGGGTAATGATTATGCTTGAAGTCTTCATTGAATCTGAAATATTACATtgaagaataataaattttgatctaattttctcctttttagcaTCAATGATAGATATTGCAAGATTAATTGTGGACTCTGATTGGGCTCCCAGCCACccaattatttttctttttatcggCGTTGAAGAACTTTTCATGTTGGTAGGATATCTTATATTGATAAATGTTTGAAGCTGAGATCACATATGATCATCATTCATATTGTTTGAATACGGTGATGTTTGAGGATTGTCTTGTATCTTAGTAAGAAAATGTATATatggttgataaacccatattttgtgatatattctgtgcttagtttgagtgatttattcaatccttcacccacttattcatattaattgcatagttttacttttccttccttattatgtgatctatgtgaaaaacatgtttcctatgctttaaaattaattattttaattacctttatttccattcgatgccatgattagtgtgttgagtagtttcagatcttctaaggc
Above is a genomic segment from Arachis stenosperma cultivar V10309 chromosome 1, arast.V10309.gnm1.PFL2, whole genome shotgun sequence containing:
- the LOC130940010 gene encoding subtilisin-like protease 4, translated to MDVFYFVALIFMLSFHIHFTRGSVLNPTTEKTETNSFQTYIIHVRKSESKIFTQSEDLMNWHNSFMPPPATTTSTKEQPRKMLYSYRNVLSGFAARLTEEELREVEKKDGFISAHPQRILHRQTTHTPEFLGLQQQIGLWKQSNLGKGVIIGVVDSGITPNHPSFNDAGMPPPPPKWKGKCELNGTACNNKLIGARTFNIAATATNGTQNVPPIDEDGHGTHTSSTAAGAFVDYAEVLGNAKGTATGMAPLAHVAMYRVCFGDPCPEADILAALDAAVEDGVDIISISLGLSEPPPFYNDSTAIGAFAAIQKGIFVSCAGGNLGPSNSTIVNGAPWILTVGASTIDRTIVATAKLGNGEEFDGESVFQPSSFPSTLLPLAYAGKNGNQQSALCANRSLSDTDFRGKVVLCERGGGIARIAKGDEVRRAGGAAMILMNDEISGFSLSADVHVLPATHVSYAAGLKIKGYINSTATPTATILFKGTIIGNSLAPAVTSFSSRGPNLPSPGILKPDIIGPGSSILAAWPFPLDNSTDSKSTFNIMSGTSMACPHLSGIAALLKSSHPDWSPAAIKSAIMTSADTLNLEHTPIVDERNQPADLFATGSGHVNPSRANDPGLVYDIEPDDYIPYLCGLGYSNREIGYLAQRTIKCSETSSIPEAQLNYPSFSIALGSSQTFTRTVTNVGEAYSSYDVMVTAPEGVSVTIQPNKLNFSEINQKETYSVAFSRIDSANKTADYAQGSLAWVSAKHIVRSPILVKFV
- the LOC130940019 gene encoding uncharacterized protein LOC130940019, translated to MGGSGGSGGGGGGVAVGKEDVIAKLKDDGDFDRLRLKIIRKLKDNEELRQHIASIVKQSAALNGAGAENKKPRQLSDAIYHEVGDKVMSQISDSLWQIIRSNDGMKTEIAETVQSVYDKLVNPKGEEEVPVSNSKAMPTQRQQGETGSVTEKIDDDMLHENEPEEPPGFTLHNHVNNNQLDHDQRNHDQGKPQSHGQGSSAEQPEVSHVSLDPPGKSDDNNNAPPGFLRPDEQNHLSDCSDEDPDVPPGFG